A genomic region of Natronoarchaeum mannanilyticum contains the following coding sequences:
- the rtcA gene encoding RNA 3'-terminal phosphate cyclase: MIELDGAEGGGQIVRSALSLSALAGEPFRIENVRGARDDPGLKHQHHAAVELVAEVCDADVEGAELDAETLTFDPGQPSGGQYEVDVGTAGSVTLVFDAVLPLAVTIDEPLAVTISGGTDVEWSPPIDYYRRVKLPVLRRHGVDAAVDVERRGFYPAGGGVATLTVDPSDPAPIDLTDRGERHGVRLYSVASEELTDADVAERQARGAAAALPDDVDVIERTAAYAETDSIGTALTLRAEYENTLAGANALGERGKPAEEVGEDVAREFVEFDEGDAAVDRYLADQLLVWLALAGGEVTIPQITNHVESSVELLGEFGVDVEIERGGEDEAARVSVSETLDR; encoded by the coding sequence GTGATCGAACTCGACGGCGCCGAGGGCGGCGGCCAGATCGTCCGCTCGGCGCTCTCGCTGTCGGCGCTCGCGGGCGAACCGTTCCGCATCGAGAACGTCCGCGGCGCTCGCGACGATCCCGGCCTCAAACACCAGCACCACGCGGCGGTCGAACTGGTAGCCGAAGTCTGCGACGCCGACGTCGAAGGCGCCGAACTCGACGCCGAGACGCTCACCTTCGACCCCGGCCAGCCCTCCGGCGGCCAATACGAGGTAGACGTCGGGACGGCCGGTAGCGTCACGCTCGTGTTCGACGCCGTGCTCCCGCTCGCTGTGACGATCGACGAGCCGCTGGCGGTCACGATCAGCGGCGGCACCGACGTCGAGTGGTCGCCGCCGATCGATTACTACCGGCGGGTCAAGCTCCCCGTCCTTCGGCGCCACGGCGTGGACGCCGCGGTCGACGTCGAGCGACGCGGCTTCTACCCGGCGGGCGGCGGCGTCGCGACGCTCACGGTCGATCCCTCCGACCCCGCGCCGATCGACCTGACCGATCGGGGCGAACGCCACGGCGTCCGGCTCTACTCGGTCGCCTCCGAGGAACTGACCGACGCCGACGTGGCGGAGCGACAGGCCCGCGGCGCGGCGGCCGCGCTGCCCGACGACGTCGACGTGATCGAGCGCACCGCGGCGTACGCCGAGACGGACTCGATCGGCACCGCGCTGACGCTACGCGCGGAGTACGAGAACACCCTCGCGGGCGCGAACGCGCTCGGCGAGCGAGGCAAACCGGCGGAGGAAGTCGGCGAAGACGTAGCGCGCGAGTTCGTCGAGTTCGACGAGGGCGACGCCGCGGTCGATCGCTACCTCGCCGACCAGTTGCTCGTCTGGCTGGCGCTCGCCGGCGGCGAGGTGACGATTCCCCAGATCACGAATCACGTCGAATCGAGCGTCGAACTACTCGGCGAGTTCGGCGTCGACGTCGAGATAGAGCGCGGCGGGGAAGACGAAGCGGCGCGAGTGTCGGTCAGCGAGACGCTCGACAGGTGA
- the tmcA gene encoding tRNA(Met) cytidine acetyltransferase TmcA — protein sequence MTDFAAVANVAAALRGEAAALDERRLLVLAGDRDRCYDAASEALDATEIDRDATTLIGPDDRLDCERVDQRRAVELLGTTRDAVAIDCHDALRPNAVGRVVGAVDGGGLLVLLAPPLDEWHERRDGFDESLAVPPFDVGDVTGNFRRRFVDRLRAHRGVAIVDVDAGTVEDDGLTDPAPRLELGSDDDAESLSTVVDTAFPREAYDACLTGDQADALGALEALADAGGGRAEEEPDDAQAVVVEADRGRGKSSAAGLAAGSLVADGADVLVTAAEFRGAREIFARAGELLARLDGNARDDDPAASSDRDVPRRIDRPDGGSLTFAEPTDAAERAGDADAVIVDEAAALPVRLLERFLDAERVAFATTVHGYEGAGRGFSVRFRDRLAESRHEVTDATLAEPIRYAAGDPVEAWAFDALLLDARPPVDQLVADADPETAERRRLDADDLLADPNLLRETFGLLVLAHYRTEPNDLARLLDAPNLSVEALLVDGHVVSVALLAREGGLPADLRGDMYDGERVRGNMLPDVLTTQLRDEDAAAPTGWRVLRIATHHAARSRGLGSELLSAVRERAVEAGGPDGTGIDWVGVGYGATPELLDFWAANGFETLHLSTTRNDASGEYSAIMLDALSDAGRDLRDRTAARFARRIPSVLSDRLDDLDPDVARAALRSVDADPELDLTDWEWRVVVGSSYGPGMFDVSPRPFRRLAAAYFLDAESGTADARADSGADDRLLDDRQERLLVLRVLQARDWEFVEERLGYHSSGQCMRALGAAFQPLVDRFGSETALAERERYRE from the coding sequence GTGACCGATTTCGCCGCCGTCGCCAACGTCGCCGCCGCCCTGCGCGGGGAAGCCGCTGCGCTCGACGAGCGCCGGCTGCTGGTGCTCGCGGGCGACCGCGATCGCTGCTACGACGCCGCGAGCGAAGCGCTCGACGCCACGGAGATCGACCGCGACGCGACGACGCTGATCGGTCCCGACGACCGGCTGGACTGCGAGCGCGTCGACCAGCGCCGCGCGGTCGAACTGCTCGGGACCACGCGGGACGCCGTCGCGATCGACTGCCACGACGCCTTGCGCCCGAACGCGGTCGGCCGGGTCGTCGGCGCGGTCGACGGCGGCGGGCTGCTGGTGCTGCTCGCGCCGCCGCTCGACGAGTGGCACGAGCGCCGCGACGGCTTCGACGAGAGCCTCGCCGTCCCGCCGTTCGACGTCGGCGACGTGACGGGGAACTTCAGGCGCCGGTTCGTCGATCGACTGCGCGCTCACAGGGGCGTCGCGATCGTGGACGTCGACGCCGGCACCGTCGAAGACGACGGGCTCACCGATCCGGCGCCGCGACTGGAGCTCGGGTCGGACGACGATGCCGAATCGCTCTCGACGGTCGTCGACACCGCGTTCCCGCGGGAGGCCTACGACGCCTGTCTAACCGGCGATCAGGCCGACGCCCTGGGGGCGCTGGAGGCGCTCGCGGACGCCGGAGGCGGACGGGCGGAAGAAGAACCGGACGACGCGCAGGCCGTCGTCGTCGAAGCCGACCGCGGCCGCGGAAAGTCGAGCGCCGCGGGGCTGGCCGCGGGCAGCCTCGTCGCCGACGGCGCCGACGTGCTCGTGACCGCCGCGGAGTTCCGGGGCGCTCGCGAAATCTTTGCGCGCGCGGGAGAGTTGCTCGCCCGGTTAGACGGCAACGCCCGCGACGACGACCCAGCGGCGTCGAGCGATCGCGACGTCCCGCGTCGGATCGATCGCCCCGACGGCGGCTCGCTGACCTTCGCGGAGCCGACCGACGCCGCGGAGCGCGCGGGCGACGCCGACGCGGTGATCGTCGACGAGGCCGCCGCGCTGCCGGTTCGCCTGCTCGAACGGTTTCTCGACGCCGAACGGGTCGCGTTCGCGACGACCGTCCACGGGTACGAGGGGGCGGGCCGTGGGTTCTCGGTGCGGTTCCGCGATCGCCTCGCGGAGAGCCGCCACGAGGTGACCGACGCGACCCTCGCGGAACCGATCCGCTACGCGGCGGGCGACCCCGTCGAGGCGTGGGCGTTCGACGCCCTGCTGCTCGACGCCCGCCCGCCGGTCGACCAGCTGGTCGCCGACGCCGATCCCGAGACCGCCGAGCGACGGCGGCTCGACGCCGACGATCTGCTGGCCGACCCGAACCTGCTGCGCGAGACGTTCGGTCTGCTCGTGCTCGCCCACTACCGCACAGAGCCGAACGATCTCGCGCGCCTGCTCGACGCGCCGAACCTCTCGGTCGAGGCGCTGCTCGTCGACGGTCACGTCGTCTCGGTCGCGCTGCTGGCCCGCGAGGGCGGGCTTCCCGCCGATCTGCGCGGGGATATGTACGACGGCGAACGCGTGCGCGGAAACATGCTTCCCGACGTGCTCACCACCCAGCTCCGCGACGAGGACGCCGCGGCGCCGACCGGCTGGCGCGTCCTCCGGATCGCCACGCACCACGCCGCGCGCTCGCGGGGGCTGGGCTCGGAACTGCTCTCGGCCGTCCGCGAACGGGCTGTCGAGGCGGGCGGTCCGGACGGGACAGGCATCGACTGGGTCGGCGTCGGCTACGGCGCCACGCCGGAGCTGCTCGACTTCTGGGCGGCGAACGGCTTCGAGACGCTGCACCTCTCGACGACGCGCAACGACGCCAGCGGCGAGTACTCCGCGATCATGCTCGATGCGCTGAGCGACGCCGGGCGCGATCTGCGGGACAGAACCGCGGCGCGGTTCGCCCGCCGGATCCCATCGGTGCTCTCGGATCGGCTGGACGACCTCGATCCCGACGTCGCGCGGGCCGCGCTGCGGTCGGTCGACGCCGACCCCGAACTGGATCTGACGGACTGGGAGTGGCGGGTCGTCGTCGGCTCGTCCTACGGCCCGGGGATGTTCGACGTCTCGCCGCGGCCGTTCAGACGGCTCGCCGCGGCGTACTTCCTCGACGCCGAATCGGGGACTGCAGATGCGCGCGCGGACTCCGGCGCCGACGATCGGCTTCTCGACGACCGCCAGGAGCGACTGCTCGTCCTGCGCGTCCTACAGGCTCGTGACTGGGAGTTCGTCGAGGAACGGCTCGGCTACCACTCCTCGGGCCAGTGCATGCGCGCGCTCGGCGCCGCGTTCCAGCCGCTCGTGGATCGGTTCGGCAGTGAGACGGCGCTGGCCGAGCGCGAGCGGTACCGAGAGTAG
- a CDS encoding DUF456 domain-containing protein has protein sequence MVEVAFWIAVALLAVGVVGSIVPLAPGPPVSVAAVVGYWAYSGFSEPGTFTVVALVLVGVVAFAADFLASAVSAKAGGASWGVSAIASVVGIVLLLTTGPLVMILGVGAVVFALELRRHQDVNRGLRTAVTTTIGILGGAAVQALLTFGMLVGFVLAVT, from the coding sequence ATGGTAGAGGTCGCGTTCTGGATCGCCGTTGCGCTGCTGGCCGTCGGCGTCGTCGGGAGCATCGTCCCGCTGGCGCCCGGCCCGCCGGTCTCCGTGGCGGCGGTGGTGGGGTACTGGGCGTACAGCGGCTTCTCCGAACCCGGGACGTTCACCGTCGTGGCGCTGGTGCTGGTCGGCGTCGTCGCGTTCGCCGCGGACTTCCTCGCGAGCGCCGTTTCGGCGAAGGCCGGCGGCGCGTCGTGGGGCGTCTCCGCTATCGCCAGCGTCGTCGGGATCGTCCTACTTCTGACGACCGGGCCGCTCGTGATGATCCTCGGCGTCGGCGCCGTCGTGTTCGCGCTGGAGCTGCGACGGCACCAGGACGTCAACCGCGGACTCCGGACCGCGGTGACGACGACGATCGGCATCCTGGGCGGGGCGGCCGTCCAGGCGCTGCTGACCTTCGGGATGCTGGTCGGGTTCGTGCTTGCGGTGACGTGA
- a CDS encoding SDR family NAD(P)-dependent oxidoreductase: MTGNAVIVGASSGIGRALAHELAEAGYDVGLAARRTEQLKEIGAELPTHAYVATMDVTDADDAIDGFEELAEAMGGIDLVVLSAGVGHENRDVEWEPERETIDVNVRGFAALATAAMRHFRKRGSGHLVGISSVASRFGNGGAPAYSASKAFVSNYLEGLRYNGSAADADVTVTTIEPGYVDTEMAMGDNLFWMCSPETAAAQIRRAIEKERSHVYVTRRWRLVAWFIRAMPEFVRKRVFV, translated from the coding sequence ATGACCGGCAACGCCGTGATCGTCGGCGCCTCCTCGGGGATCGGCCGAGCGCTCGCGCACGAACTCGCCGAGGCGGGCTACGACGTCGGCCTCGCAGCCCGGCGCACGGAACAGCTGAAAGAAATCGGCGCCGAGCTGCCGACCCACGCCTACGTCGCGACGATGGACGTCACCGACGCCGACGACGCGATCGATGGGTTCGAAGAACTCGCCGAGGCGATGGGCGGGATCGACCTCGTCGTGCTCAGCGCGGGCGTCGGTCACGAGAACCGCGATGTGGAGTGGGAGCCCGAGCGGGAGACGATCGACGTGAACGTCCGCGGGTTCGCCGCGCTGGCGACCGCCGCGATGCGTCACTTCAGGAAGCGCGGGAGCGGTCACCTCGTCGGCATCTCCTCGGTCGCCTCCCGGTTCGGCAACGGCGGCGCGCCGGCCTACAGCGCCTCGAAAGCGTTCGTCTCGAACTATCTGGAGGGGCTGCGGTACAACGGCTCTGCCGCGGACGCTGACGTCACCGTGACGACGATCGAACCCGGCTACGTCGACACCGAGATGGCGATGGGCGACAACCTGTTCTGGATGTGCTCGCCCGAGACCGCGGCGGCCCAGATCCGGCGCGCGATCGAGAAGGAACGCTCGCACGTCTACGTCACCCGGCGCTGGCGGCTCGTCGCCTGGTTTATCCGGGCGATGCCGGAGTTCGTTCGCAAGCGGGTGTTCGTCTGA